One region of Polyodon spathula isolate WHYD16114869_AA chromosome 25, ASM1765450v1, whole genome shotgun sequence genomic DNA includes:
- the LOC121299623 gene encoding small integral membrane protein 29-like isoform X1, with translation MSAEDEVTTTATREKQLYYWPETASGSASLPLPFRPPGTTGATALRALPITTGTTTMSRNSTTPTDVTGDAAAGYILVPFLFITVVGIAVAGVMYVQKKRRVDRLRHQLLPVYTYDPSEELGEAEQELLLREEDTKVLQSWGRAYQHRRPPLLKDVHA, from the exons ATGAGTGCAGAGGATGAGGTGACAACAACTGCGACCAGAGAGAAGCAACTTTACTACTGGCCTGAGACAGCCAGCGGATCAGCCTCTCTTCCTTTACCCTTCAGACCCCCCGGTACAACAGGGGCGACTGCACTGAGAGCTTTACCAATTACAACAGGAACAACCACAATGAGTAGGAACTCCACCACGCCTACTGACGTCACTGGAGACGCAGCGGCTGGCTACATCTTGGTACCATTCCTCTTCATCACTGTCGTTGGGATAGCTGTTGCCGGG GTGATGTACGTACAGAAGAAAAGAAG GGTAGACAGATTACGACACCAGCTGCTGCCCGTGTACACCTACGACCCTTCAGAGGAGCTGGGCGAGGCGGAGCAAGAGCTGCTGTTGAGGGAAGAAGACACAAAG GTGTTACAGAGCTGGGGAAGGGCTTATCAGCACCGGCGTCCCCCCCTCTTGAAGGATGTCCATGCGTGA
- the LOC121299623 gene encoding small integral membrane protein 29-like isoform X2 produces MSAEDEVTTTATREKQLYYWPETASGSASLPLPFRPPGTTGATALRALPITTGTTTMSRNSTTPTDVTGDAAAGYILVPFLFITVVGIAVAGVMYVQKKRRVDRLRHQLLPVYTYDPSEELGEAEQELLLREEDTKSLSAEETGALQGCRS; encoded by the exons ATGAGTGCAGAGGATGAGGTGACAACAACTGCGACCAGAGAGAAGCAACTTTACTACTGGCCTGAGACAGCCAGCGGATCAGCCTCTCTTCCTTTACCCTTCAGACCCCCCGGTACAACAGGGGCGACTGCACTGAGAGCTTTACCAATTACAACAGGAACAACCACAATGAGTAGGAACTCCACCACGCCTACTGACGTCACTGGAGACGCAGCGGCTGGCTACATCTTGGTACCATTCCTCTTCATCACTGTCGTTGGGATAGCTGTTGCCGGG GTGATGTACGTACAGAAGAAAAGAAG GGTAGACAGATTACGACACCAGCTGCTGCCCGTGTACACCTACGACCCTTCAGAGGAGCTGGGCGAGGCGGAGCAAGAGCTGCTGTTGAGGGAAGAAGACACAAAG AGTCTGAGCGCAGAAGAAACGGGAGCCTTGCAAGGCTGTAGGTCATGA